A single region of the Enterococcus mundtii genome encodes:
- a CDS encoding PTS sugar transporter subunit IIC, with translation MNKLMEWMERYILPVATKIGSEKHLVALRDAFIGTMPATMAGAIAVLLNAFMRDFPNTYLGEGNAITTFFTPVIGVNGLIWNGTLAIMAVVFALSLGANLAKAYEVDPVSGSIVSLVAFIIGLPDAATAVLTLPEKLSQDAMDMITTAGGVIADGTDGGQTLSMGAWGYFNFGKYMGGSGLFTAMIFGFISVIIFALLMRKKIIIRMPESVPPAVARAFAAIIPAVVSLYVVGTINYIFQQTAGVPLIDWISEAIQKPLMNLSQGYGAVFIIVLLVHVLWFFGLHGTNIMSPVLQTLYGTAMVENTNAFQNNEPIPFKWVAGSFEAFVWPGGAGVTLVLIVMILFLSKRADYKTVGKLGIAPGLFNINEPVMFGLPVVLNPLLMIPFIVAPLVTATIAYFATMAGLVRPVVVNVIWVMPTIISGFLATAGDWRAIVLTIVNLLVAALIWAPFILAANRLDPNLGEPEE, from the coding sequence ATGAATAAATTGATGGAATGGATGGAGAGATATATCTTGCCAGTTGCCACGAAGATTGGTTCGGAAAAGCATCTGGTTGCTTTACGTGATGCGTTTATTGGAACCATGCCGGCAACGATGGCTGGGGCAATTGCGGTGCTATTGAATGCGTTTATGCGTGATTTTCCTAACACGTATCTAGGTGAAGGGAATGCCATTACGACTTTTTTTACACCAGTAATTGGTGTCAATGGCCTGATTTGGAATGGGACGTTAGCGATTATGGCAGTCGTATTCGCATTGTCACTAGGCGCAAATTTGGCAAAGGCATATGAAGTGGACCCTGTATCAGGAAGTATTGTATCTTTAGTTGCATTTATTATTGGATTACCTGATGCTGCCACAGCTGTTTTGACGTTGCCAGAAAAATTGTCACAAGATGCTATGGACATGATCACTACCGCAGGCGGCGTGATTGCTGATGGTACTGATGGTGGACAGACGCTTTCGATGGGCGCATGGGGTTATTTCAACTTTGGGAAATACATGGGTGGTTCTGGTCTTTTTACAGCTATGATCTTTGGTTTTATTTCTGTTATCATTTTTGCACTATTGATGCGTAAAAAAATTATTATCAGAATGCCAGAATCAGTGCCACCAGCAGTTGCACGTGCTTTTGCCGCAATCATTCCTGCAGTTGTTTCTTTATATGTTGTGGGAACGATCAATTATATCTTCCAACAAACAGCAGGAGTACCATTGATTGACTGGATCTCTGAAGCGATTCAAAAACCTTTGATGAATTTATCGCAAGGGTATGGCGCAGTGTTTATTATCGTGTTACTTGTTCATGTGCTTTGGTTCTTTGGATTACATGGAACAAATATCATGTCACCAGTGTTACAGACACTTTATGGTACAGCGATGGTCGAAAATACCAATGCCTTTCAAAATAATGAGCCAATCCCCTTCAAATGGGTAGCAGGTTCATTTGAAGCATTCGTATGGCCTGGTGGTGCCGGCGTAACGTTGGTATTGATCGTCATGATTTTATTTTTATCAAAACGTGCCGATTATAAAACAGTTGGTAAGCTAGGGATTGCTCCTGGTTTGTTCAATATCAATGAACCAGTGATGTTTGGTCTACCAGTCGTATTGAATCCATTGTTGATGATCCCATTCATCGTCGCACCACTTGTAACGGCAACCATTGCTTACTTTGCGACAATGGCAGGCCTTGTTCGCCCAGTGGTGGTAAATGTGATTTGGGTCATGCCAACGATTATCAGTGGGTTCTTAGCAACCGCAGGTGACTGGCGTGCCATTGTCTTGACGATCGTCAATCTCTTAGTCGCTGCTTTGATTTGGGCACCATTTATCTTGGCTGCAAACCGTTTAGATCCTAATCTAGGTGAACCAGAAGAATAA
- a CDS encoding LacI family DNA-binding transcriptional regulator produces the protein MANIRDIAKRTGYSVSTVSRVINQHPYVDEAKRTEILKVIKELNYVPNANARQLSSGKTKNIGVILPYTNHPYFDQLLSGIIEVAFSEGYKVTLLPTNYQIKREQQYLEEFAAKAFDGLIITSRANPLELLLDYQRYGPIVFCEKIEDLEVMSVYIDRKQSITDGLSFLKDQGVKRLGVTLGRTGRMSYNSKITLKLCKEIFPDFNEADVYWQCIDTEHGEMAGEFFKERGIDGIFTNSDTVAAGILQSYKKQKIPIVGRENMLISELLNFSTIDHHLKQCGETAFRLFLNDTVEQVKIPYTFIQRP, from the coding sequence ATGGCAAACATCCGAGATATAGCCAAACGAACAGGATATTCTGTTTCGACGGTATCCCGTGTCATCAATCAACATCCTTATGTCGATGAAGCGAAACGAACAGAGATCTTGAAAGTGATCAAAGAATTAAATTATGTACCGAATGCCAATGCCAGACAACTAAGTTCTGGAAAAACTAAAAATATTGGTGTCATTTTACCTTACACAAATCACCCATATTTTGATCAGTTGCTCAGTGGAATCATTGAAGTCGCTTTTAGTGAGGGCTATAAAGTGACGTTGTTGCCAACAAACTACCAAATAAAACGGGAACAACAATATTTAGAAGAGTTTGCGGCGAAAGCATTTGACGGATTGATCATTACATCAAGAGCAAATCCCTTAGAGTTGTTGCTTGATTATCAACGCTATGGCCCTATCGTCTTTTGCGAAAAGATCGAAGACTTGGAAGTAATGAGTGTCTATATTGATCGCAAACAATCGATTACTGATGGCTTATCCTTTTTAAAAGATCAAGGTGTCAAACGTTTAGGTGTCACCTTAGGAAGAACCGGTCGAATGAGTTACAATTCGAAAATCACATTAAAACTGTGTAAAGAGATTTTTCCTGACTTTAATGAAGCTGATGTCTACTGGCAGTGTATTGATACCGAGCATGGGGAAATGGCAGGGGAATTTTTTAAGGAACGAGGAATTGATGGCATTTTCACGAATTCAGACACAGTAGCAGCGGGAATCCTGCAAAGCTACAAAAAACAAAAAATACCAATTGTTGGTAGGGAAAATATGCTGATCAGTGAATTATTAAATTTTTCAACAATTGATCACCATTTGAAACAATGTGGTGAAACCGCTTTTCGTTTGTTTTTGAATGATACAGTCGAACAAGTAAAGATTCCGTATACTTTTATTCAACGTCCGTGA
- the groL gene encoding chaperonin GroEL (60 kDa chaperone family; promotes refolding of misfolded polypeptides especially under stressful conditions; forms two stacked rings of heptamers to form a barrel-shaped 14mer; ends can be capped by GroES; misfolded proteins enter the barrel where they are refolded when GroES binds) — translation MAKELKFAEDARAAMLRGVDKLADTVKVTLGPKGRNVVLEKSYGSPLITNDGVTIAKEIELEDHFENMGAKLVSEVASKTNDIAGDGTTTATVLTQAIVREGLKNVTAGANPLGIRRGIELATKTAVEELHNISTVVDSKEAIAQVAAVSSGSEQVGRLIADAMEKVGNDGVITIEESKGIETELDVVEGMQFDRGYLSQYMVTDNDKMEAVLENPYLLITDKKISNIQDILPLLEQILQQSRPLLIIADDVDGEALPTLVLNKIRGTFNVVAVKAPGFGDRRKAMLEDIAVLTGGTVITDDLGLELKDATIENLGNASKVVVDKDNTTIVEGSGDKTAIDARVQLIKNQIAETTSDFDREKLQERLAKLAGGVAVVKVGAATETELKELKLRIEDALNATRAAVEEGMVSGGGTALVNVINKVAMIEAEGDVATGIKIVTRALEEPIRQIAENAGYEGSVIVDKLKNVDLGTGFNAATGEWVNMVEAGIVDPTKVTRSALQNAASVSALLLTTEAVVADKPEPAAPAAPAMDPSMMGGMM, via the coding sequence TGTGACGATTGCAAAAGAAATCGAATTAGAAGATCATTTTGAAAACATGGGTGCAAAATTAGTTTCAGAAGTTGCATCAAAAACAAATGATATCGCTGGAGATGGTACAACGACAGCGACTGTATTGACTCAAGCAATTGTCCGTGAAGGTTTGAAAAACGTCACAGCTGGTGCTAACCCATTAGGTATTCGTCGTGGGATCGAATTAGCCACTAAAACAGCAGTGGAAGAATTACACAACATCTCAACTGTTGTTGACTCAAAAGAGGCTATTGCACAAGTTGCGGCTGTTTCTTCTGGTTCAGAACAAGTGGGCCGTTTGATTGCGGATGCAATGGAAAAAGTCGGCAATGACGGTGTCATCACAATTGAAGAATCTAAAGGAATCGAAACAGAATTAGATGTCGTAGAAGGTATGCAATTTGACCGTGGTTACTTGTCACAATATATGGTAACAGACAACGACAAAATGGAAGCTGTTTTGGAAAATCCATACTTGTTGATCACTGACAAGAAAATTTCAAATATCCAAGATATCTTACCTTTATTAGAACAAATCTTACAACAATCACGTCCTTTATTGATCATTGCTGATGACGTGGATGGCGAAGCATTACCAACATTGGTATTGAATAAAATCCGTGGAACATTCAATGTTGTTGCTGTAAAAGCACCAGGTTTCGGCGACCGTCGTAAAGCAATGTTAGAAGATATTGCTGTCTTGACTGGTGGTACAGTGATCACAGATGACCTAGGATTAGAATTGAAAGATGCAACAATCGAAAACTTAGGAAATGCTTCAAAAGTTGTTGTGGATAAAGACAACACAACGATCGTTGAAGGTTCAGGCGATAAAACAGCTATTGATGCACGTGTTCAATTGATCAAAAACCAAATCGCTGAAACAACTTCAGACTTTGACCGTGAAAAATTACAAGAACGCTTAGCGAAACTTGCCGGCGGAGTAGCAGTCGTAAAAGTCGGAGCAGCAACTGAAACAGAATTAAAAGAATTGAAACTACGTATTGAAGATGCGTTGAACGCTACTCGTGCTGCTGTTGAAGAAGGCATGGTCTCTGGTGGTGGTACAGCATTAGTGAACGTGATCAACAAAGTAGCGATGATCGAAGCAGAAGGCGACGTAGCAACAGGTATCAAGATCGTTACTCGTGCATTAGAAGAACCAATTCGCCAAATTGCTGAAAATGCTGGTTATGAAGGATCAGTTATTGTTGATAAATTGAAAAATGTTGATTTAGGAACAGGATTCAATGCAGCAACTGGTGAATGGGTAAACATGGTGGAAGCCGGAATCGTTGACCCAACAAAAGTAACTCGTTCAGCATTACAAAATGCAGCATCTGTATCTGCATTACTATTAACAACTGAAGCAGTTGTGGCAGATAAACCAGAACCAGCAGCACCTGCTGCACCAGCTATGGATCCATCAATGATGGGCGGCATGATGTAA